The following are from one region of the Arachis duranensis cultivar V14167 chromosome 10, aradu.V14167.gnm2.J7QH, whole genome shotgun sequence genome:
- the LOC107470706 gene encoding uncharacterized protein LOC107470706 produces the protein MAILINGSPSKPFKMERGLRQGDPLSPFLFVLVMEVLHKMIGEAVRNRRISPLLHWTNNMCSLLGCKEAKLPVRYLGIPLGANPRLVKTWKPIIDKVEEKLSLWKAKVLNKAGKLVLIKSVLNSLPVYYLSLYKMPKAVAEKLISLQRRFLWSKEEDRNGIALVKWEVV, from the exons ATGGCAATTCTGATAAATGGTTCCCCTTCCAAACCGTTCAAGATGGAGAGAGGCTTGAGACAAGGTGACCCTTTGTCCCCATTCTTGTTTGTTCTGGTAATGGAGGTCTTACACAAAATGATAGGGGAGGCAGTGAGAAATAGACGAATTTCGCCGCTGCTG CATTGGACTAACAACATGTGTAGCTTATTGGGATGTAAAGAAGCGAAGCTCCCAGTCCGATATCTTGGCATTCCTCTAGGAGCAAACCCGAGGCTGGTAAAGACATGGAAGCCGATAATAGACAAGGTTGAGGAAAAGCTGAGTTTGTGGAAGGCTAAGGTGCTAAATAAAGCGGGTAAGCTAGTCCTTATTAAGTCTGTGTTGAATAGCTTGCCAGTGTACTATCTGAGCCTGTATAAGATGCCGAAGGCCGTGGCAGAAAAGTTGATATCATTGCAGAGAAGATTCTTATGGAGTAAGGAGGAAGATAGAAATGGGATAGCTCTAGTCAAGTGGGAGGTGGTTTAG